In a single window of the Magnolia sinica isolate HGM2019 chromosome 7, MsV1, whole genome shotgun sequence genome:
- the LOC131251261 gene encoding U-box domain-containing protein 4: MEVKRRTARCLVKRLKSDSDQIRTEAICELRLLSKHDPESRLFVSEAGAIPLLSQSLYISSSDHHTSPNIQENAVAALLNLSISSRELLMSTPGLLDSLSHVLRYPSSPASFQAAAATVYSLLVVDHYRPIIGSKLSILSPLIDLLRSPNSPPRSIKDSLKALFAISLYPLNRPRLVDLGVVPPLFSLVVKDSRLGFIEDSTAIIAQLAGCYESIDAFRKVSGVSVLVDLLDVATGSSTRARENAASALLNLVQCGGEKVAGDIREMGSAALAGISELAETGSSRAKSKAEALMSILFSGSCTERHHQEFGVLNSSSSSSY; encoded by the coding sequence ATGGAAGTAAAACGTCGGACAGCTAGGTGTCTGGTGAAGCGGCTCAAGTCCGATTCAGATCAGATCCGAACCGAAGCCATCTGCGAGCTCCGCCTCCTCTCCAAACACGACCCTGAAAGCCGCCTCTTTGTCTCTGAGGCTGGCGCCATTCCCCTACTCTCACAATCCCTCTACATCTCCTCCTCCGATCATCATACAAGCCCTAATATCCAAGAGAACGCTGTCGCAGCCCTCCTCAACCTCTCCATCTCTTCCCGTGAGCTTCTCATGTCTACTCCCGGCCTTCTTGACTCCCTCTCTCACGTACTACGCTATCCTTCCTCTCCTGCCTCCTTCCAGGCCGCTGCTGCCACCGTCTACAGCCTCCTCGTCGTCGACCACTATCGCCCCATCATCGGATCCAAGCTCTCCATCCTCTCTCCCCTCATTGACCTCCTCCGAAGCCCCAATTCCCCACCTCGATCAATCAAGGACTCCCTCAAGGCCCTCTTTGCAATCTCCCTCTACCCCCTCAACCGGCCCCGTCTTGTCGACCTCGGCGTCGTCCCCCCCCTCTTCTCCCTTGTTGTCAAGGACAGCCGCCTCGGCTTCATCGAGGACTCGACCGCCATCATTGCCCAGCTTGCCGGGTGCTATGAGAGCATTGACGCCTTCCGGAAGGTTTCGGGGGTCAGCGTCCTTGTCGACCTGCTCGACGTAGCGACAGGGTCCAGCACTCGGGCCAGGGAGAATGCGGCGTCTGCCTTGTTGAATCTGGTGCAGTGTGGAGGGGAGAAGGTGGCAGGGGATATCCGGGAGATGGGCTCCGCGGCGTTGGCTGGTATCTCTGAGCTGGCTGAGACCGGAAGCTCGAGGGCAAAAAGCAAGGCAGAAGCTTTGATGAGCATACTTTTCTCGGGCAGCTGCACAGAGAGGCACCACCAAGAGTTTGGCGTTTTgaattcttcctcttcttcttcttattga